From a single Populus trichocarpa isolate Nisqually-1 chromosome 17, P.trichocarpa_v4.1, whole genome shotgun sequence genomic region:
- the LOC7461299 gene encoding paired amphipathic helix protein Sin3-like 2: MKRCGDYSEDYIHFIFSQQPPEEVDPFINYVKKVKARFQHDQPEKKIRSLIRIAEDAIMSEAARDGAVAGMPQDFQERIKAILGGYNDLIDGYNSLMPPCHQISLDDVEKKETEESKKSGFLDAMDSLNKPRIECGEDGFEENLNLFKEGSRVLVDVNDFSPKLTEGRPDLLEDVLRFMPPFEAKPLAYHLPDLRSVDLTNSGVDEREKSSPENIEDCETEIVRADESKESGCSLNDEEKEETVADTASKTNGFREATDFVNKLRIKCGADDYEEFLQIFRFYKKGSRNWVDVCDSGLGLTEGHPDLQEEFLRFMAITEAKPLTYRLPDLQSSDLTKSRVDEQQKRTPEKRKVCPKTDQERKFVKANGSGCVSEQIGEGIGFLENVKKSLSCEVSYKKFLKLFFAYSKGKVERAELEDMVSSLIGNYPDLMGEFLQFWKNYESLGALEVRGCKEKDKRRERRRNKPIEELDLSTCAKCTPGYLILPEEHRNNTKRHKSQVLNDEVISVSSRLRGNSFKNRRLNQYENNLFECEDEQFELNMLLEWFKSADIYAEELGGVTVQNEERNGSPVSFQRCIERLYGDQGVEVLDIFHKDTQHALPILRTRLQQKIAELTEYRDSLRSSWIEVYARNYHKSLGLRHC; this comes from the coding sequence ATGAAGAGATGCGGAGATTACAGTGAAGATTACATCCATTTCATCTTCTCTCAGCAACCTCCGGAAGAAGTTGACCCTTTCATAAACTATGTCAAGAAAGTGAAAGCCCGGTTTCAACATGACCAGCCTGAGAAAAAAATCCGCAGCCTTATCAGGATCGCGGAAGATGCCATCATGTCAGAAGCTGCACGTGATGGTGCAGTGGCAGGGATGCCTCAAGATTTCCAAGAACGAATTAAGGCAATCCTTGGAGGTTATAATGACTTGATTGATGGGTACAACTCATTAATGCCGCCTTGCCATCAAATCAGCCTTGATGATGTGGAGAAGAAGGAAACTGAGGAGAGTAAGAAAAGCGGATTTCTAGATGCTATGGATTCTCTAAACAAGCCGAGGATCGAATGTGGTGAGGATGGTTTTGAGGAGAATTTGAACTTGTTCAAGGAAGGGTCTAGGGTGTTGGTTGATGTCAACGATTTTTCTCCTAAGCTAACCGAAGGCCGTCCTGATTTGCTAGAGGACGTTCTTAGATTTATGCCACCTTTTGAAGCAAAACCTTTGGCCTATCATCTTCCAGATTTGCGATCTGTAGACCTCACCAACAGTGGGGTTGATGAACGTGAGAAAAGCAGTCCTGaaaatattgaagattgcgagaCAGAAATTGTTAGGGCAGACGAGTCTAAAGAAAGTGGCTGTAGCCTTAATGATGAGGAGAAGGAGGAAACAGTTGCAGACACGGCAAGTAAGACAAACGGATTTCGAGAGGCCACGGATTTTGTAAACAAGCTGAGGATCAAGTGTGGTGCGGACGACTACGAAGAATTCTTGCAAATTTTCAGGTTTTATAAGAAAGGGTCTAGGAACTGGGTTGACGTCTGCGATTCTGGTCTCGGCCTAACCGAAGGCCATCCTGATTTGCAAGAAGAGTTTCTTAGATTTATGGCAATTACTGAAGCAAAGCCATTGACTTATCGCCTTCCAGATTTGCAATCTTCAGACCTCACCAAAAGTAGGGTTGATGAGCAGCAGAAAAGGACTCCTGAAAAAAGGAAAGTTTGCCCAAAGActgatcaagaaagaaaatttgtCAAGGCAAATGGATCTGGATGTGTCTCAGAACAGATTGGAGAAGGAATTGGCTTCCTAGAGAACGTTAAGAAGAGTCTTTCTTGTGAGGTGAGTTACAAGAAATTCTTAAAGCTTTTCTTTGCTTACAGCAAGGGAAAAGTTGAAAGGGCAGAATTAGAAGATATGGTTTCCAGTTTGATAGGAAATTATCCTGATCTGATGGGCGAGTTCCTTCAATTCTGGAAGAATTATGAGAGTTTAGGTGCACTTGAAGTAAGGGGATGCAAAGAGAAGGACAAAAGGAGGGAGAGGCGTAGGAATAAACCGATTGAAGAACTTGATCTCTCTACGTGTGCAAAGTGCACTCCTGGATATCTAATCCTCCCTGAAGAGCATAGGAACAACACGAAGAGACATAAATCCCAAGTACTGAATGATGAGGTAATATCCGTGTCTTCAAGACTGCGGGGCAACTCCTTTAAGAACAGGCGTCTAAATCAGTATGAAAACAACTTGTTTGAATGtgaagatgaacaatttgaGCTGAACATGTTGTTGGAATGGTTTAAATCAGCTGATATATACGCAGAGGAACTGGGAGGAGTCACTGTCCAAAATGAAGAGAGAAACGGGAGTCCAGTTAGCTTCCAGAGGTGTATCGAACGCTTATATGGTGATCAGGGAGTTGAGGTTCTTGACATATTCCATAAAGATACACAGCACGCACTGCCCATCTTAAGAACGCGCTTGCAACAGAAAATAGCAGAGCTGACTGAATATCGCGACAGTCTAAGAAGTAGCTGGATTGAAGTATATGCTAGAAACTATCACAAATCACTTGGCCTTCGACACTGCTGA